A stretch of the Conexibacter woesei Iso977N genome encodes the following:
- a CDS encoding FecCD family ABC transporter permease, translating into MTAVSTRRALGLVLALAALAFTLLLSISVGAKPIALHRVWELLLHPDGSDDAIVIRDLRIPRTMLGLLVGSALGVAGALMQALTRNPLADPGLLGVNAGAATAIVLGVALLGLTSPMSYIWLGFAGAALASVIVYGVGAQGRSGATPVRLALAGTAVSFALTAIVNGITVADQDTLERYRFWLIGALGGHDSQTIWEIAPFMGAGLLLAFALARPLNALALGEDAGRALGAHVGRTRAAGAVAVTLLCGAATAAAGPIVFVGLTVPHVARAICGPDQRWVLPYSAVLAPVFLLAADVIGRVVDRPGEIEVGIVSAFLGGPMFIALIRRQRIAQL; encoded by the coding sequence TTGACCGCTGTCTCGACTCGCCGGGCGCTCGGGCTCGTCCTCGCGCTCGCGGCGCTCGCCTTCACGCTGCTGCTGTCGATCAGCGTCGGCGCCAAGCCGATCGCGCTGCACCGCGTCTGGGAGCTGCTGCTCCACCCCGACGGCTCCGACGACGCGATCGTCATCCGCGACCTGCGCATCCCCCGGACCATGTTGGGGCTCTTGGTCGGCTCCGCGCTCGGCGTCGCGGGCGCGCTGATGCAGGCGCTGACCCGCAACCCGCTCGCCGACCCCGGCCTGCTCGGCGTCAACGCGGGCGCGGCGACCGCGATCGTCCTCGGCGTCGCGCTGCTCGGGCTGACCAGCCCCATGTCCTACATCTGGCTCGGCTTCGCCGGCGCGGCGCTGGCGTCGGTCATCGTCTACGGCGTCGGCGCGCAGGGCCGCTCGGGCGCGACGCCGGTCCGGCTCGCGCTCGCCGGGACCGCCGTGAGCTTCGCCCTGACCGCGATCGTCAACGGCATCACGGTCGCCGACCAGGACACGCTGGAGCGCTACCGCTTCTGGCTGATCGGCGCGCTCGGCGGCCACGACAGCCAGACGATCTGGGAGATCGCGCCGTTCATGGGTGCGGGCCTGCTGCTCGCGTTCGCGCTCGCCCGTCCGCTCAACGCGCTCGCGCTCGGCGAGGACGCGGGCCGCGCGCTCGGCGCCCACGTCGGCCGGACGCGCGCCGCGGGCGCCGTCGCGGTCACGTTGCTGTGCGGCGCGGCGACCGCCGCGGCCGGGCCGATCGTCTTCGTCGGCCTCACGGTCCCGCACGTCGCGCGCGCGATCTGCGGCCCGGACCAGCGCTGGGTCCTGCCCTACTCCGCCGTCCTGGCGCCGGTCTTCCTGCTCGCCGCCGACGTCATCGGCCGCGTCGTCGACCGCCCGGGCGAGATCGAGGTCGGGATCGTCTCGGCCTTCCTCGGCGGTCCCATGTTCATCGCGTTGATCCGCCGCCAGCGGATCGCCCAGCTGTGA
- a CDS encoding siderophore-interacting protein, giving the protein MASSSPTTAAAQARPFPLHTGVAEVVSVQRITPRMARIVLGGDAVAGFPDDQPGEILTLIWAADGHDAPVLPLPDGGWRFPPDAPEQHARNYTIRHYDRETPAVTIDVVLHGDHGTASRWALNAAPGDTIGFAGPRTHFVPEADADYTLLAGDETALPAIAATLERLPAGHPAIAFVEVEDAAEEQDLPGVVWVHRDGMPAGCSTALLDAIKAYTLPSGTPKVWCAGESLVVRGLREHLRGERGFAIGPLQAIGYWKHRDTPDDVDSDES; this is encoded by the coding sequence ATGGCGTCGTCGAGCCCCACCACCGCCGCTGCCCAAGCCCGCCCGTTCCCGCTCCACACCGGGGTCGCGGAGGTCGTCTCGGTCCAGCGGATCACGCCGCGGATGGCCCGGATCGTCCTCGGCGGTGACGCGGTCGCGGGCTTCCCCGACGACCAGCCGGGCGAGATCCTCACGCTGATCTGGGCCGCCGACGGCCACGACGCGCCGGTCCTCCCGCTCCCCGACGGCGGCTGGCGCTTCCCGCCCGACGCGCCCGAGCAGCACGCCCGCAACTACACGATCCGCCACTACGACCGCGAGACCCCGGCGGTCACGATCGACGTCGTGCTGCACGGCGACCACGGCACCGCCTCGCGCTGGGCACTGAACGCCGCGCCCGGCGACACGATCGGCTTCGCCGGCCCGCGCACCCACTTCGTCCCGGAGGCCGACGCGGACTACACGCTCCTGGCCGGCGACGAGACCGCGCTGCCCGCGATCGCCGCGACCCTGGAGCGCCTCCCGGCCGGCCACCCCGCGATCGCGTTCGTCGAGGTCGAGGACGCCGCCGAGGAGCAGGACCTGCCCGGCGTCGTCTGGGTCCACCGCGACGGCATGCCCGCCGGGTGCTCGACCGCGCTGCTCGACGCGATCAAGGCCTACACCTTGCCTTCCGGCACGCCGAAGGTCTGGTGCGCCGGGGAGTCGCTGGTCGTCCGCGGCCTGCGCGAGCACCTGCGCGGCGAGCGCGGCTTCGCGATCGGCCCACTGCAGGCGATCGGCTACTGGAAGCACCGAGACACGCCGGACGACGTCGACTCCGACGAGTCCTAG